The Sphingobacteriales bacterium nucleotide sequence ATACCTGCTATCCTTGCCATTATATTAACCTTGTCTTTGTTTAAATTTTGGATTCTTCTTATTAATTACATAAATTTTGCCCTTTCTACGTACAATTACGCAGTCTTCGCTTCTTTTCTTTACTGATGCTCTTACCTTCATGGTGTATCAATTATTTATTTGTATCTAAATGTTATTCTTCCTCTTGTTAAATCGTATGGTGAAATCTCAACTGCTACTCTATCACCTGGTAAGATTCTAATGTAGTGCATTCTCATCTTTCCAGAGATTGTGGCTAAAATTTCATGTCCATTTTCTAACTTTACTTTGAACATAGCGTTAGATAATGCTTCTGAAATTGTCCCGTCTAATTTTAATAAGTCTGATTTAGCCATATCTTTTTTAATGCTATTTTCTCAAATTTTGCGCAAATATCGTAAAAATTATCGAAAATCTTTAATATATTCTGATTTTTTTATCTCCTCAAATATTAAATTATGGTCACTTAATATCTGAGCTTTACCTTTCATCACTGCTATTGTATGTTCAAAATGTGCAGATGGCTTACCATCTTTAGTTACAATTGTCCATTTATCGCCTAATACTTTAACTTGGTCTGTGCCTAAGTTAATCATTGGCTCAATAGCTATAGTCAATCCTTCTTTAAGTACCAATCCTTTTCCTCTTTTGCCATAATTGGGTACATTTGGTTCTTCGTGTAAGTCCTTTCCTACTCCGTGACCAACTAAGTCTTTAACAACTCCAAAATTATGCTGAATTTGTGTGTAATCTTGAATTGCAAATGAAATATCTCCAACTCTGTTACCTGCCACAGCTTTTTCAATTCCTAGAAACAATGAATTGAATGTAACTTGTAGTAGTTTTATTACTTCTGGTTTTACCTCAGCTACTGGAAACGTAAATGCTGAGTCACCAAAAAAGCCATCTTTTTTTACTCCACAATCAACTGAAACTACATCTCCTTCTTTAATTTCTCTATCAGAAGGTATTCCATGAACAACTTCTTCATTAATAGAAATGCATAGTGATGCAGGGAATCCTCTGTAGCCTTTGAAAGCTGGAGTAGCTTTATTATCTTTAATAAAGGTTTCAGCTATTTGGTCTAACTTTTTTGTAGTTACACCTGGTTGTATGAATTTTACTAAAGTTGCTAAAGTATTGCTAACAAGTAAAGAACTCTTTTTTATTAATTCAATTTCTTCTTGACTTTTATAATATACCATTTGTCAATTAGAAATTTGAATCTCCATATATTCTACCTTTTAATTTTTCACCAGATTGAGTTAATCCATCATAGTGTCTATTTAAAAGGAATGTTTCTATTCTGTCCATAGTATCTAAAACTACTGATACTAAGATTAATAATGATGTGCCACCAAAGAAGTAGGCGAACTGTGAATTGACGCCTAATACTGAAGCAAATGCTGGCATTATGGCAACTATTCCTAATCCAATTGCTCCTGGTAATGTAATTCTTGATAATACTGTGTCTATAAATTCTGCTGTGCTTGCACCTGGCTTAACTCCAGGAATATATCCATTACTACGCTTTAATTCATCAGCCATTTGTTGTGGATTCATGATTAATGCTGTATAGAAATATGTAAATATCACAACTAACAAAAATGTAATTACATTGTATGGAATTGATTTAATATCTACCATTTTAGTAAGGAAACCAGACATTGAACTGTTTGGGAAGAATTGTAATATAGTTTGAGGTATAAATAAAAACATTTGAGCAAATATTATTGGCATTACACCAGCTATATTTACACGTAATGGTAAAAATCCTCTGCTTGAAGCTGTTTGTGCACTACCTCCTGCAATTTGTTTTGCATAACTTAGTGGCACTCTTCTTATTGCTTTGATAAGCAGGATTGTAAATAATACAACTCCAAATAATAAGGCAATTTCTAATAATAACATTAATATTCCGCCACCTGTTCCTTTTACTCTACTCTGAACTTCTACCCAAAAAGAACCTGGTAGACGAGAAATGATATTTGCCATAATGATAATAGATGTACCATTACCAATACCTCTTTCTTGAATTTGCTCTCCTAACCACATAACAAAAATAGTACCTGCTGTTAATGAAAACATAGTTGTAGCCCAAAATATTGGCATACTAATTTCTGGATTAATAGGTGTGTTTAATTGTGGTGAAGTTAGATATTTTACATATGCAGTAGCTTGTACAATAGTAACTGCAATAGTACCTAATCTTGTATATTGATTGATTGTTCTTCTACCGCTCTCTCCTTCTTTTTGTAATTTTTGAAAATATGGAATAGCAAGTGTTGCTAATTGCATAACGATAGAAGTAGAAATATATGGCATGATACCTAGTGCAAATACAGAAGATCTAGAAAATGCACCACCTGCAAATAAATCAAAAACGCCCAGAACACCTTCTGTAGACATTTGAGATAATGCATTTGGATCAATACCAGGCAGAACTACATAGCTACCAAATCTATAGATAAATAAAAGACCTAATGTTAAGTAGATTCTTTTTCTTAAATCCTCAATAGCAAATATATTCCTTATTGTATCAATAAATTTGTTCATGATGTAGTTTATATAACAGTAGTTTTACCACCAAGTTTTTCAATAGCTTCTTTTGCTTTATCACTAAATGCGTGTGCTGAAATAGAAATTGTAGATTTTAATTCACCGTTTGCAAGTACTTTCAATTTTTCAGATTTAGAAATGATTCTCAATTTTCTAAGTTGTTCAAAATTAAAATCAACTATATTGTGCTTTTCAGCAAGTTCTTGTAATTTAGATAAATTAATTACTTGATATATCTCTTTGAATGGATTGTTAAAGCCACGTTTAGGTGTACGTCTTTGAAGTGGCATTTGTCCACCTTCAAAACCTCTTTTTGATTTATATCCTGAACGAGATTTAGCTCCTTTGTGTCCTTTTCCAGCTGTGCCACCTGAACCTGATCCTTGACCACGACCAACTCTTTTTCTAGTTTTAGTTGAACCTTCAGCAGGTTTTAAATTATGCAATGAAATACTCATCTTATTGTACGTTTTCGATTTTTAATAAATGTTGAACAGACTTAATCATACCTTCAACCTGTGGTGTTAATTCTTTTTCCACAGAATGA carries:
- the map gene encoding type I methionyl aminopeptidase translates to MVYYKSQEEIELIKKSSLLVSNTLATLVKFIQPGVTTKKLDQIAETFIKDNKATPAFKGYRGFPASLCISINEEVVHGIPSDREIKEGDVVSVDCGVKKDGFFGDSAFTFPVAEVKPEVIKLLQVTFNSLFLGIEKAVAGNRVGDISFAIQDYTQIQHNFGVVKDLVGHGVGKDLHEEPNVPNYGKRGKGLVLKEGLTIAIEPMINLGTDQVKVLGDKWTIVTKDGKPSAHFEHTIAVMKGKAQILSDHNLIFEEIKKSEYIKDFR
- the rpmJ gene encoding 50S ribosomal protein L36 codes for the protein MKVRASVKKRSEDCVIVRRKGKIYVINKKNPKFKQRQG
- the rplO gene encoding 50S ribosomal protein L15; the protein is MSLHNLKPAEGSTKTRKRVGRGQGSGSGGTAGKGHKGAKSRSGYKSKRGFEGGQMPLQRRTPKRGFNNPFKEIYQVINLSKLQELAEKHNIVDFNFEQLRKLRIISKSEKLKVLANGELKSTISISAHAFSDKAKEAIEKLGGKTTVI
- the infA gene encoding translation initiation factor IF-1, with the translated sequence MAKSDLLKLDGTISEALSNAMFKVKLENGHEILATISGKMRMHYIRILPGDRVAVEISPYDLTRGRITFRYK
- the secY gene encoding preprotein translocase subunit SecY, translating into MNKFIDTIRNIFAIEDLRKRIYLTLGLLFIYRFGSYVVLPGIDPNALSQMSTEGVLGVFDLFAGGAFSRSSVFALGIMPYISTSIVMQLATLAIPYFQKLQKEGESGRRTINQYTRLGTIAVTIVQATAYVKYLTSPQLNTPINPEISMPIFWATTMFSLTAGTIFVMWLGEQIQERGIGNGTSIIIMANIISRLPGSFWVEVQSRVKGTGGGILMLLLEIALLFGVVLFTILLIKAIRRVPLSYAKQIAGGSAQTASSRGFLPLRVNIAGVMPIIFAQMFLFIPQTILQFFPNSSMSGFLTKMVDIKSIPYNVITFLLVVIFTYFYTALIMNPQQMADELKRSNGYIPGVKPGASTAEFIDTVLSRITLPGAIGLGIVAIMPAFASVLGVNSQFAYFFGGTSLLILVSVVLDTMDRIETFLLNRHYDGLTQSGEKLKGRIYGDSNF